The following are from one region of the Quercus robur chromosome 1, dhQueRobu3.1, whole genome shotgun sequence genome:
- the LOC126690458 gene encoding uncharacterized protein LOC126690458, with the protein MKPKFHNLWIVTVYKGPHTCIRTGVRNDGRMMSCKFIADDILKKLCEDHTTPIKHLRSMIESKYEGQKPSYYKVWDAKQKAIGKMFGNWEESYQRLQKLLMAYIDQDPTTQVFYRTTSTGEDDTVFLNYVFWSFGPSIDGFKYCKPVISIDGTHLYGKYQGKLLVAMETDANNKVFPLAFAIVDSESGSSWRWFLQCLRDAIGRVIPNEGICIISDRHLGIKNAIANWPRRDDGRALVFHRYCLRHVASNFNTHFQNSTLKSAALKAGYASQAVKFTSIMETIKQAEIEAIRNKKKLTGKDGKEKNQDYLPYTYLMGESVDMWTQSHDGGRRFGAMTTNISECFNGVLKGARGLPIAALVEFTWNKLVSYFRNRRKEYLFEFSEGKKWSKYAFSKWDENKSKSEKHYLKPFSNEELIFQIVTQLNTCSAGGGNHSYEVRLQERTCSCGKWQNIGIPCSHAIRVCDYLNIDSTTYIHPCYGLNNAINTYEHAFVVPKSPALWRDPIGPKWLPNLALLRAKGRPVKLRIRNEMDGVRNKDREPGWRREDADLIESQSKQTCGLCHASGHNRRKCPQSRGASTSGHVPH; encoded by the coding sequence ATGAAGCCCAAGTTCCACAATCTATGGATAGTCACCGTGTACAAGGGTCCTCACACGTGTATACGGACTGGGGTGCGAAATGATGGTAGAATGATGAGTTGTAAATTTATTGCAGATGACATCCTTAAGAAGTTATGTGAGGATCACACTACCCCAATTAAGCATCTCAGATCTATGATAGAGTCGAAATATGAGGGACAAAAGCCTTCTTACTACAAGGTGTGGGATGCGAAACAAAAGGCGATTGGGAAAATGTTTGGGAATTGGGAAGAGTCTTATCAAAGGTTGCAAAAGTTGCTAATGGCATATATTGATCAGGATCCGACTACCCAGGTGTTCTATCGTACCACATCCACCGGTGAAGATGACACagtatttttgaattatgtgtTTTGGTCTTTCGGTCCAAGCATTGATGGATTCAAATATTGCAAGCCGGTTATCAGTATTGATGGGACCCATCTGTATGGTAAATATCAGGGAAAGTTGTTGGTTGCAATGGAAACCGACGCTAACAACAAGGTATTCCCTCTTGCCTTTGCTATTGTGGATTCTGAGTCAGGGTCTAGTTGGAGGTGGTTTTTACAATGTCTCAGAGATGCGATTGGCCGCGTGATACCTAACGAAGGCATTTGCATAATTTCTGACCGACATCTCGGTATCAAAAACGCCATTGCAAACTGGCCTAGAAGGGATGATGGAAGAGCACTGGTATTTCATagatattgccttcgacatgttgctagcaactttAACACACATTTTCAGAACTCGACTCTGAAGTCAGCGGCGTTGAAAGCCGGATATGCTAGTCAGGCAGTGAAATTTACCTCCATAATGGAGACCATTAAGCAGGCGGAAATTGAGGCCATTAGAAATAAGAAGAAGTTGACGGGGAAGGATGGCAAggaaaagaatcaagattatctTCCATACACATACCTAATGGGCGAGTCTGTGGATATGTGGACCCAGTCACATGATGGTGGGAGACGTTttggggcaatgacaaccaatataTCAGAGTGCTTCAATGGTGTATTGAAAGGTGCACGGGGCCTTCCTATTGCCGCGTTGGTTGAGTTCACTTGGAACAAACTTGTCAGTTATTTTCGCAACCGTCGCAAAGAATACCTTTTTGAGTTCTCAGAGGGTAAGAAATGGAGTAAATATGCCTTCTCCAAGTGGGATGAGAATAAGAGTAAATCTGAGAAACATTATCTCAAGCCATTTAGCAATGAAGAGCTGATATTTCAAATAGTTACTCAACTCAACACGTGTAGTGCAGGAGGGGGAAACCACAGTTATGAAGTTCGGTTACAGGAAAGAACATGCAGTTGTGGGAAATGGCAAAACATAGGGATCCCGTGTTCACATGCAATCAGAGTATGTGACTATTTAAATATTGATTCGACCACATATATTCACCCGTGTTATGGTTTGAACAATGCCATTAACACTTATGAGCATGCATTTGTGGTTCCTAAGTCTCCGGCCTTGTGGAGGGATCCCATAGGGCCAAAGTGGTTGCCTAATCTAGCATTGTTGCGGGCCAAAGGTCGACCAGTGAAGTTGAGAATAAGGAATGAGATGGATGGAGTGAGGAATAAGGATCGAGAACCGGGATGGCGGAGGGAGGATGCAGATTTGATAGAGAGTCAGTCCAAGCAGACATGTGGACTGTGTCATGCTTCCGGGCATAACCGCAGAAAATGTCCGCAGTCCCGTGGCGCTTCCACAAGCGGTCATGTTCCACACTAG
- the LOC126690542 gene encoding uncharacterized protein LOC126690542 — translation MEELTNHCNGLSLSDREGPTFDPEDEMATPEFIIVAKFFTRRALNMEAIASTFKPLWRSKNGFKVKNLGNHIVLFIFDSKLEVNTILDNEPWSFDKHLMVLQRYDKDTPIEELQFNCTTFWVQVHDIPVRFMNQKVAEGIYSNVGTVIKKFEIKGEGGRFV, via the coding sequence ATGGAAGAACTAACAAACCATTGCAATGGTTTATCACTCTCGGATAGAGAAGGGCCAACTTTTGATCCTGAGGATGAAATGGCCACACCAGAATTCATCATTGTAGCAAAATTCTTCACAAGACGAGCGCTGAATATGGAAGCAATAGCTTCGACCTTTAAGCCTTTGTGGAGATCAAAAAACGGTTTCAAAGTCAAGAATTTGGGTAATCACAttgtcctttttatttttgatagtaAACTTGAAGTTAATACTATTCTCGACAATGAGCCTTGGAGTTTTGACAAACACCTCATGGTGTTGCAACGCTATGACAAGGACACGCCAATTGAAGAATTACAGTTCAATTGCACTACTTTCTGGGTGCAAGTACATGACATTCCTGTGAGGTTCATGAACCAAAAGGTGGCAGAAGGAATTTACAGTAACGTTGGAACGGTCATCAAGAAGTTTGAAATAAAGGGGGAGGGTGGCAGATTCGTATGA
- the LOC126726466 gene encoding 50S ribosomal protein L17, chloroplastic produces MASCSSCVITGNTNRWSMASLKSALPPSSLRFPTMAAATSFQSKPKPKSKLLLRSFNGLAPLQPSLFPTSCPEFTSFGHCFPTIGNGGRVFAMRHGRRVPKLNRPPDQRKALIRGLTTQLLKHGRIKTTRARASAVRKYVDKMITLAKNGSLHKRRQALGFIYEKQIVHALFAEAPERYGERNGGYTRILFTLPRRGDNAPMAYIELV; encoded by the exons ATGGCGTCCTGCAGCAGCTGTGTAATAACTGGAAATACAAATAGATGGAGTATGGCATCTCTTAAATCAGCCCTTCCTCCTTCTTCATTACGCTTCCCAACCATGGCCGCCGCTACTTCATTTCAgtccaagcccaagcccaagtcCAAGCTGCTTCTCCGCTCTTTCAATGGCCTCGCTCCTCTTCAACCCTCTCTCTTCCCAACTTCTTGCCCAG AATTTACCAGCTTTGGTCATTGTTTTCCCACTATTGGCAATGGGGGTCGAGTCTTTGCTATGAGACATGGGAGGCGAGTACCCAAACTCAATAGGCCCCCTGACCAGCGTAAGGCACTAATTCGGGGCCTCACAACGCAGCTCCTTAAACATGGTCGCATCAAGACTACGAGAGCAAGAGCTAGTGCAGTGAGGAAGTATGTTGATAAGATGATCACATTGGCAAAAAATGGATCTCTTCATAAGAGGAGACAAGCTCTTGGCTTCATATACGAGAAGCAGATTGTCCATGCCTTATTTGCTGAGGCTCCGGAAAGGTATGGAGAGAGGAATGGAGGGTATACACGAATTCTCTTTACTTTGCCACGGCGAGGAGATAATGCTCCTATGGCCTACATTGAGCTTGTCTAG